agaattaaacaaatgttaaattaatgtatttaatgaacaattgttactttccatgcttaaaaacttgacgaaacacgttttaacatcgagtctcgatcaaaatcaatttctataagtttcttaattaattggaatacataaataagatgcacattgttcgatcaatattggcaacctccataaatgttagtaacaatcgcggaaatgatcaaacattcaccgaaaccgttcgccttcgaagatttcgattagatcgaacaaagacaatggaagaaacggtaagtcaccttggggagggtatataaggagcccctggttgtttaaaatttcattgttcctggagcctccgaggtggacggatctcttcgttttaggtttatggaagggggaccccccaccttggtaaccggtactggccgccggtaggcggtggtcagtactggcgaccaatctctcaatcctttcttttttttttaattgtttctttgtctaattcatttcatttgtactccgattttaatttctacttgttttgacatgtttatctttttccactaaccaaattcatttctattttctattatgccatgattttaggtttctcttaggtttctcttagatacattctcttagatgtatcggaaaacgaagaacgaagaacgaagaggactgatgtattgcatcctccgcgggactgttaattctaagtataaactaagttagttttaaggtcaccatgtacgaatatctgtgatctgccgagcaattatccaatctttagcttctttttgctcgcttgctcgtcactcagtccggccacctctgcttgttgcataagcaagtgaccggccgtggaggtggaccgaacgctcgatcgccgtctcttctggtgcgtccgctttgagagagaacatgctgcgaacacaggggcaggtgttcgcaccggtccctgcggaagcccttgatccatcataagaccctctcttcgtcatcctccgtgagtcaggtccacgctctgcgtggctcctggctgcggagttgggagaaacggggcactcctctagaggagtggacggcgtcgcgcatatccttgagaatcgggcccactgaggggaaacgggaccgacctagtaggaacaactctacggttcgcgtcgcgtatttcccaattttgcctcatttttccataacgtaattgctcggcagaattaaacgaggagatcgaaggaacattgattccttctatctctgcagttagaataagttagttttaagggtgtgatctgccaagcaattatccaatctttagcttaattttgctcgcttcctcgttcctcggtccggtcaccactgcttcttgtacaagcaagtggccggccgtgtaagtagtccgaacggtctatcgccgtctcttccgatgtgtccgcttccagagggggcatgttgcgagcacaggagcaggcatttttgccggtccctgcgaaagcctccaaaataagaccctctcgtcgtaaagatggagaaacggggcactcctctaggggagtggtaggcgtcgttcgttttctctggaatcggaaccacggaggggaaacgggatagacctagtaggaccaactgcacggttcgtgtcgcgtctttcccaattttgcctaatttttccatactgtaattgcttggcagaactaaacgaggagatcaaagaaacatcgattccttctatctctggagtttagtaatttcgtttgtaccgcgtgtcgagggagatcgatggaactttgattccatctatctctctccgggtctccactcgcagcaacctccacgtggtgagacctggtaatcggtattactcgcgacgaacattaattcttcgtcgcgagtagtaccgagctaattggctgcgaatttataattgtttttgaaaatataaaaatgaatatagATATTGTAACATGTTTCAACTGTTGTTCGATTATTCCTtccttaaaatattaaatacatatttcaaaATAGGAACCTGAACATAAGTAGAAGTTAGAAGGGAACACTAAATTGAAAGTTGCATAATAGAAAATTGAATTCTATGATAAAATAAGTTTGcgattcataaatatttttagtttcgtttaatttcattCGTATGTATACATAATATATGGTACCtggaaaaattatacttataaAAAATCGTTGTAAGTACAACATGCAAATTAGATGCAAATTAACACACATCTTATACGACAAGATGTATCGTAAATTGCTTTATGATTTTTCGTTCAAAATACTGTAATATCCTAAAAATTCACCTATTTTCActggtaaaaaaaatattttgcattgcgAGCcccttttaataaattaattcggAGGCAAAGGATAGATGCACAAACATCTAAAACGTTTAGAGTTGATCGCACTTTAATATATTCACAAATATCGACAATGCAATGAGTCTAAAATTAGGTGGGCTTTAACTACAGCAACTCTGTGGTTTGGGGTCAAACCCAGATCGTTTAGTTATGGACACACGTGTGAACTCTTCTGCGACTGTTGGGTGGATACCAACTGTGTCCTTCAATTTGGGGAATGTTAAATTAcaactagaaaaaaaataatagtgaatagaaatattaaatggTATATATTGTTCTAAAAAGTATAAGTTAATACATACTTTATAGCAGCAGAGAAACCTTGGATGACTTCACCGGCATGTGGACCAACAAAGTGCAAGCCAAGCACTCTTTCATCGCCGTCTTTAAAAGCAATAACTTTCAGGTAACAATGAGAAATATCCTTCTGTGGTATGAAAAACTCCGTTGGTTTATAGTACATATGGTAAACTTCTATCTTTTCGTCTCCGTGAATAGCAATTGCAGCCTCTTCGCTGAGACCGACACAGCCATATTCTAATGGACTGAACACTGTCGTTGCCACATTCGTATAATCCATTTGTTGCGTCGAGTTTCCGAATAATCTTCTTGCCAACAATCGTCCAGCGTGTATCGCAACAGGTGTTAACTCCGGTTTTTTCTAAATACGTAGATATAGTTATAAACGCATATGCAAAATacgttaaattttcataaaatgagGGAATCCTTTTTACAAAAGTCAAAATCTGAGTTGTCCATAAATATAAAACTTACATGAAGCACATCACCAACGGCGTATATGTGTGGAATATTCGTTTGTTCGTGTACTGCATCAATCTTTCCCGTTTCCGGAACAagtttcaaatttatatttccGGGTTTCAATTCTTCCGTGAGTGCTTTGCGACCAATAGCAAAAAGGACAGTGTCAAAAACATCTTGATGAACTTGACcattctaaaaagaaaaaaaaatgggaacTGTATTGTTTTACATGAACATTATTTCTCGTGAAACGATTTTTAAAACATACTTTATCGACCCAATGTACGAGACGTCGACCATCACTTTGTTTTTCAACTTTTGATGGCTTAGCttgataaataaaatgtacacctcgtctctccatttcctcGGCAACAAGGTTTGCCATTTGCTGATCGAATCCTCTCAAAATGATGGAACGTACCATTACTGTTGCGTCGTAACCTAAACCATTCAAGAACCCAGCACACTCTAAACCAATGTCTATTTATCTATTAAGGAAAATTATCGTATGCATAAAATTTAAATTGACAAGTTAATCTTTGCAATTTTTATGGAAAAAGGATACATCCTGCACCAATAATAAGCGTTTTTCCTGGTGCTTTCTCTAAACTAAAAATATCATCGCTGGTTATACCATGTTCCAAAGCACCAGGAATGTTAGGATATTTTGGTCTCCCACCTACAGCAATCAAAATATTTCGGGctgtaaacattttttcttctcCATTCTTCATTACTCCACATAGTGTATGTTCGTCCTTAAAATATGCATGTGCATTAATATATTCGACTTTCCTACAAACACAAAAGAGATAtccttataaataaataaaaaataaacatatatttTACACAGATTCATAATGACACTAACTTTGTTCTAAGATCAACACGCGTGGTCCAGTTCACAGATTTGATATGATTTTGTACTGCAGTTCTTAATGCTTCCCAATCGTGTTTAATAGTTTTTGGATCTGGTAATTGCCAACCATAAGATGTTGATTCctaacaaaataaaattataaaattaaaaggtttttttaaattttataagcaGTCTTTGTTTTAACAAACTACATACATGTACAGCTTCTCCCAATAAAGCTGCTTGATGCATCAATTTTTTTGGTATACAACCAACATTTACACAAGTACCACCTAAACCCCAAGTTGTACCTCGTGGAGATGGTATTACATAATCGAAAACTGCAACCGATGCACCTAGATTCACTGCTTCTTTAGCTGCTGCTAAACCACCAGATCCACCACCAATAACGAGTAGATCATACATAAATTTTTGATcagctgaaaaaaaaaataataattattattaacatacAATAATAAATTCCTAAGAATCCTAACACTTCCAACTAAGAATGAAAGGAATACATGAAAATGACTATCATGATAAGGTTACATATCGACTTTCATTTACTCGAAATTAAGAAGTAATTTGAAAAAACACTGTATAAAAGTTAGATCGTTTTTTGAATCATATGTAAGTCAACCGATTTCTTCAATAAATCATCGAATCACGTAATTTCTATACGATTAATTTTAACCTTGCCGATACAGCGAGTGATTGTCAGAGTCAAAAATTACAGTTTTtgtacaacaacaacaaaattaAGCTGCATTTGCATATAAATATCACCGCGTTTCGACACTCACAGCATACGCAGGCCATCGCAGTTTTACCATAAGGAAAAGCGTTACACCTGGACCATGGTAACTCGAGCAATTTCGCATGTGCAGAACGAAATGACACAAGCCTAGCGAGTAGTGTTAACGTCGCCATGATTATTGCAAGCTGATCACGGTCACGTGACGTCACGTTGATGGTACTCGTGTCTCTCAACACACGATAATAAAGTTACTCAAGTACTACTATGTATTAAAGAATTGTGACGATAGTATCTGCGAGAAGGAAATCACCGAAGAAAATGAAGTCAATACTTAttaccggttgtaatcgcggACTAGGACTCGGTCTGGTGAAACACTTAACAAAACTGTCGCAACCGCCACAGAATATTTTTGCAACGTGCCGAGACATATATAAAGCAAAGGTAAGATTGGCCACAAAGTAATTTACTAAAGATATTACGCAAGGAccgaatatattttgtaaatccGACTTACCAATCGGAGCCATTGTTGATTTTTACTGTTGTTATTAAATCCGCGTTACAAAGGAATGTACTAAGTAATCGCTGTCTCTCTCGTAAGAGCGGTAAAACGTCGACGTACTGCACTCGACGATTTCTTAAGACTGAAAGACAAGAGCGAACTGACGCCTACTTGGTTCGTTCACCGCCATCTGTTATATGATTGCTGCAAGTGCACAAGTTTGAAGTCTGATTTATAGTGACTCATACAATATGTGCCGATTGTTACGCAAGTAATCGGTAACGTGCAAGTCATGCAGATTTCGTTACAAAATGAACTTTAAAAACCGGTTCTCCGGGAAGATTTCGATCCGACAAGTTTAACGAACAATACTCATGGAAACTCGTACAGATGGCATAAGGTTTACTTTCGCAGTTTAAGAATTCATCGTTCGATTTTCCAAACATTTTCCATATTTTGAATTGAGAATTAATCACGCGTAACTTCGACTCAAATAAACCATAGATTTCTTTCAATTACATTTTAAAAAGTCTCATATAATTGTCAATtatcaaaatttagaaaattctatCTTTTTCCAGGAATTAACCGCATTAgctgagaagtcaaaaaatattcatattatcGAAATAGGTAAGTATGAGATATATCGTTTCGAAGTTCGAGAAAATTCTGTAGGTTAATATCTCtattataaagaataatttaaaattcttcaGTATTACTAACTTACTGGTTAGTAATAGAATTTTATAGTATTCAATGATTTTAATGAAGTTTGATAggattaattttaaaatcgaataatgaaattcttataatagttataattttaaCGCGCGGAGAAAACTTAGCGttagtttcaaaaataaaatgttaatttttcaataacatCGTAAATTCAATTGTTGTTACATAAAAGGatacttatttattatttttaaactttttccttacaaataatacatatataaaaagTGAAGCAATATCGATAAGTATCTTTAACACTTTGGAAACTGGGGCAGTCAGAGAAGAATTTTTACAGAAAAAAATTGCATGGACAGAAGGAGCCATAATACGATGGTAACGTTTCCTTTCTATTTGTAAATGAAGTCGTTTCCGTGTGTGAAGGTCACCTCTATCTTTGTAAATAGAattctatatatttatatttatatttcgataGCTGCTGTTAATAAAATATCATGACCTACAACACGACCTTATTGAAATTCGACTcggacaaagaatattttatgttaACGACATAAAATATTGTAGTCCAACAATATTACAACTGTGTGACGCCTATACGCGAAGATAACGATTATGTTCAAACGTGATTAGGCTTATTCGCAACCAAAGTGTCgttttgaattatttaattgATTTTTATTGATTATTTCAAACAAATACCGTTTCTCATAGGAGGGAAAAAATTTAGAATATAATTCTACTTTTCTTATTCgctgaataattaaaaaaagaattaagtGTTTAATCTATAACTATACACATCGATATATGTGTTCATTTTAAGTACAAGAAATAATAGATACAAGAGGAAGGAAAAGCTAACGCATCGCATCACGTTATGTTAGATCTTACATcaacaaacattttttatttctctcggtgtgtaaattaaaattctaacgaCTATACATTTCAATATCGAGGTAAGAGGTTACCTGTTGGATACAATTAATTACCCTATCAAATGTACACTGACACGGATATTCTCTTTCGAGACAATCTGGTTGCGTATAATGATCgttattttcgttcgcgttttttttatgaaacttcATAACTTAAATTCTATTGTCTTACAATTCGTTCTGCTTTCAAAAATGGCGATAACCTTGATGTTTCGAAGACGGTCATATTAAgaaaagaatttcatttttcacaaTATTTGTTCTTTCGAAATAAAGAGATCTCCTCCTAAGATATTTTTTCGTCTCGTCCAAAACACTGGACGTATTTAAGGTGGTCATAATAAACGAGACATCCTGTCTCGAAAAAAGGAAGGTCTATTCCGAAAGGAATTGCAACTCGTATCGAATCAGAcgttttaatcgaacaatttcgttCAATCTGCGattaagaaaaaattactcgacactgaaTACATTCCCTTACGCACAATACCGCATTTCCTTGAAGCCATAACTCATCGTTGTTCCTATGATACTAGGAAGCAGATGAATGTGCAGGTTCTATACaaaaagcgaaaattttaaaacagATGCAAACATGTACAACAAAGATTCTTGTATTTTACGATTATCTTTCAAATAGACGTATCAACGCttattttatgtaaaaacaGTAAAAACACTTTCTCGTTGAGACCAGGGGAAAGTTTCCCAGACGCTGGACCCTCAGACAGAACcaaattatcattatttttaaatcacAGGGTATCGCAGATTAAACTTGTGTACTTAAATTTCTCATGCAACGAACtattaaacgaaacaaattcCGTGGATATCGATAGATTCCAAAAAATACTGAACAAGGATCTTAATTAAGAATTTCAATGGTGCTGTTATTTGTCATTTTTATATATAGTAATATAACAGTAAATTAATTCATATATTCTACTTGGGCAGAAAGCTTTCCATGACTTGCTCTTCTTTCACGTTTAAAACTTCATCGTATTTTACAAacatttcgataaataattagCAGAATATTATAACGAGGGAATTTTATATACTATGGTTACCATGGGTGAATATAAAGACTACGGTTCAAATGCTACAAAAATAGACAGCTTTTTGTCCCCGTTTTTGTGTCTATCGTAACTGTTAACCATACTATAACAACGAATGATCACGACGTTGTTCGCTTGTCGTTAACTTGTCATTGAACTCGCATTCAAGATAAAAATCTATTACTTTCACTGCTCTTGGGgcagaatatattatttttactccAGTACAACTTACAGACAGTTACGTTGTATAGACTTAAATCGAAGCAAAAAGTAAATTGAACGATCAGATTCTCGTtgtttttaataaactattaggttgttcggaaagtcatttcgttttccaaaacggagaatatataatttaataaaatatttatacactctaaaaaaatcgtgtttcattttcaccaaaaaaaaaaaaacgaaatgactttccgaataacccaatactATATGATACAAAAGTATAGTTCTTATACGAAATTTGttatgaacaaaaaaaaaacatactgcGGTCGTGATGATACAGATATTAGtttaatttaattgaaaaaattgataaaattaatattacaaaaagAGTTCTCGTGATGCATCCAGTtagaagaaatacaaaatttgttaacaGATACGTCTTGTAAATTTTATCTGTTTCTTCCTGTAAAATGTTTTAACGTTACGACTATTAGCAGAACACACGATATGTTTCAATTGTAGATAATAGAACTGCAATGCAGAAAATACTGAGAAATTGCTAGAAAGATGGAACGTCATTGCGGAAAATAATCGATGATTGCGTGCAAATATTTGTAATCGTCGATAGATCTTATCATACAGAGAAGAACGGTACTCGCGATTAAATTAACAAATCGTTGGAATATTATTCTTTACGCTTACCTAAAGATGTTACGAGACTGTCCATTGGCTCTGCGTCGTTTGTTGTTTCTTGATCGCTTAAATCCGAATCCATTGTTTGCGGTTTCTTTCGACAGTTAAAACACCATGATCTCTTCTTCGAACCACGAGATTTCATATCACGGAATATaatgaaaagaaaacgattCGTTTTTTATATCATCGGTAGAGCAAGAGTTTGATTAGTTATGTCTTCCATAGTTTAAATGTTATTGACAAGGTATTCAACATGCTGCTGGTATCTGATAATCTTCTAATATTTTTTTGTCACCTTGACCAACGTCGACTGAGTATTTTAATCTTGCGCAAGAGCAATGAGTTTATAAATAAGCGGCAATTGGGAATTATGACACGTCGACTTTGCGTTGATGGAACAATTAAATAAtcgtgaaatgaaaatttggCACAACAGAGAAACGTAAGAGACTCAGAAAATCGGTAAAATTTGGGAATGATTGAATGACTTTATACGGTTCAATTCGAtgcgaaaaaaataataaataaatttcaacatGCTATCTTTATATAAAATTGTGCATTccgttttataattttatatatacaatacagtattattattatttcaacatGTTTTTATGCTTTAGTTATAATCAAAGTATAATTTTTTCGTAACGAAACGTCTTaatgaattttgtaaaatattattttgtaatatattatttttgtatcgtaAATAAAGTTGGGGACAAAAAATTAATCTAAAGGAGAATAACCTACTTACCAATGATAGCAAAATGTACCCGATATCACTGATAACGATGGAAAATACGAATTGTTGCTTAAATGATTTTATAGGTGTTATATGTCGCAATAActcgaaatttgtattttttaataaatagaaGAAACGTTATATTATAAGAGCAGTAAGTATGCACCACATAGCCATTCTAAGAAAAATACTACTATATCGATTAGAACAGTTGCTATAGTGTAAAAGTGAAACAACAATCACTGCAGCCAAATATACGTACACAGTTACTCGTaactctttatttattttaaatatagaatTAATAATTACCCATAATATATACAAACAAAAGTATTGATACTCGCGGAGAAAGTAAAAGACATAATCGGCCAAATTTATTAACTATTTAAAACAAAAGGAATAAAAAACAGAGGCAATGGATTTATTAATTAAACTATATACCAATATAGACATTGATAGCATATTGGAACTTAAAATGAAATCTCAGGAAATCTGTTAAACATTCATagttatttttgtattattcttaATTAAAAAGATATTGATTACGTATGGTTATTAAATTGCTAAAGGTAAACCTttaattacttaaaatatttgtaaaaatctactagtttttttttaaaaacgttattcttcaaattttcattgaaaatatttgaataaataaattcgtcGATGCTACATCTTAAcagatattaatattaaataattctcatggtaaattataaattttgaatCAGAAAAACAATTCATGCgcaaaacaaaaattgttttattcattttatttaattactattttaattaattaaacataatggttaaacaatttttggatCATttggatttaattaatttaatgtaATATACTTTCGTAATTGTTGcattttaaattcgaatttcTTCATTCAAtgctttctttcgttgtttgatTACAGATTTATTCGACACgaaaaattacgataaaatagTACAGACTATCAAGAATAAAGTGAGCTATAATGGGCTGAATGTTTTGTTCAATAATGCTGGGATCAGTCCAAAATTTACACGACTCAACTTCGTGAAAGAGAATGAACTTAaggaaacattttttgtaaacACAGTGGTACCAATATTACTAACAAAGGTAAGTTTACTATATAAGAATTACACTGATTTGACATCCAAATAATGATTagataataaaaagtaaaaataatatctgtagatgaaacataaaataaatacaacttATTTTCATCtataagtaatattttttttaaatagtttctttaatttttttttatactaatCCGATATTGcattaattcatttttattttcaattgtttttatGAAACTTCTactagaaaaaacaaaaaaagaaataattaaaaattatccaaATTGCTTATTTATGATGTATTAATTATGAAGAAATGTTGTTAACTTGATAAATTTGAAGGCACTTTTGCCACTGTTAAAAATAGCATCTAAAAATTTCGAGGACAAATCAAAGATGACCATCAACAGGTCTGCAATTATTAACATGTCCTCTATTCTTGGAAGTATTGCCGACAATGATCAAGGTGGATATTATCCTTATAGATGTAGCAAGGTACTATTCTTTCGTTTCCATTAATACTTAATTGTCCATTTTCACATGTGtgtgaatttataaatttaatagtTATTAGCCTCTCTTATGTCTGTGTAATGCCACAAATCTTATTTCATTTTGATGAAAAAGCAGTGTCCAAAATACAGGGCCAAATAACATCTTATATCATAAACATTAAATGTGTAGATGTTAACATAGTAGATTCATCAGAGATACAAATTCTTTAGTAActgaaaaaacaattttcaaatatatttcataCATAGATAACACATGTATTTTCAAACTCCTTTTCAATTAAACCATAAAATATCAAGATAATTGAACACTTATCTTTCTACCTCTGTTTTTCAAGAACTTTCATGTAATACTAAATATGTTGACACATTATGCAGTTTACAATAAACAAGGCTGACAGACCTTATGTAATTTCTAGGCAGCACTTAATGCAGCAACAAAATCAATGAGCATTGATTTGAAGGAAGATGGAATTCTAGTCACTTCTTTGCACCCAGGTTGGGTGCGCACAGACATGGGAGGAAATAATGCACCCATGGATATTGATACCAGTGTCAGTAACATTTTAAGTACGCTAAGTTTGTTAACTGAAAAACATACAGGCTGTTTTCTTCAATATGATGGGAAAAGTTTACCGTGGTAATGATTTTTGTAATCTCTTTAACTACTGATACATGACGTAACTTTGAGCaccatggaaaatatttttatataacaatcgatttttattccacattttttatGAATTTCACTTGCATAaatattatcattttttatataacataaaataatttgaatatttttgtctaCATTAAATGCAACAATTTTGTTTTGATTAAATATAGCAAAACAAAGGTATTGAA
The sequence above is drawn from the Ptiloglossa arizonensis isolate GNS036 chromosome 1, iyPtiAriz1_principal, whole genome shotgun sequence genome and encodes:
- the Trxr1 gene encoding thioredoxin reductase 1 isoform X1: MKSRGSKKRSWCFNCRKKPQTMDSDLSDQETTNDAEPMDSLVTSLADQKFMYDLLVIGGGSGGLAAAKEAVNLGASVAVFDYVIPSPRGTTWGLGGTCVNVGCIPKKLMHQAALLGEAVHESTSYGWQLPDPKTIKHDWEALRTAVQNHIKSVNWTTRVDLRTKKVEYINAHAYFKDEHTLCGVMKNGEEKMFTARNILIAVGGRPKYPNIPGALEHGITSDDIFSLEKAPGKTLIIGAGYIGLECAGFLNGLGYDATVMVRSIILRGFDQQMANLVAEEMERRGVHFIYQAKPSKVEKQSDGRRLVHWVDKNGQVHQDVFDTVLFAIGRKALTEELKPGNINLKLVPETGKIDAVHEQTNIPHIYAVGDVLHKKPELTPVAIHAGRLLARRLFGNSTQQMDYTNVATTVFSPLEYGCVGLSEEAAIAIHGDEKIEVYHMYYKPTEFFIPQKDISHCYLKVIAFKDGDERVLGLHFVGPHAGEVIQGFSAAINCNLTFPKLKDTVGIHPTVAEEFTRVSITKRSGFDPKPQSCCS
- the Trxr1 gene encoding thioredoxin reductase 1 isoform X3, whose translation is MAPIADQKFMYDLLVIGGGSGGLAAAKEAVNLGASVAVFDYVIPSPRGTTWGLGGTCVNVGCIPKKLMHQAALLGEAVHESTSYGWQLPDPKTIKHDWEALRTAVQNHIKSVNWTTRVDLRTKKVEYINAHAYFKDEHTLCGVMKNGEEKMFTARNILIAVGGRPKYPNIPGALEHGITSDDIFSLEKAPGKTLIIGAGYIGLECAGFLNGLGYDATVMVRSIILRGFDQQMANLVAEEMERRGVHFIYQAKPSKVEKQSDGRRLVHWVDKNGQVHQDVFDTVLFAIGRKALTEELKPGNINLKLVPETGKIDAVHEQTNIPHIYAVGDVLHKKPELTPVAIHAGRLLARRLFGNSTQQMDYTNVATTVFSPLEYGCVGLSEEAAIAIHGDEKIEVYHMYYKPTEFFIPQKDISHCYLKVIAFKDGDERVLGLHFVGPHAGEVIQGFSAAINCNLTFPKLKDTVGIHPTVAEEFTRVSITKRSGFDPKPQSCCS
- the Trxr1 gene encoding thioredoxin reductase 1 isoform X2, encoding MATLTLLARLVSFRSAHAKLLELPWSRCNAFPYGKTAMACVCSDQKFMYDLLVIGGGSGGLAAAKEAVNLGASVAVFDYVIPSPRGTTWGLGGTCVNVGCIPKKLMHQAALLGEAVHESTSYGWQLPDPKTIKHDWEALRTAVQNHIKSVNWTTRVDLRTKKVEYINAHAYFKDEHTLCGVMKNGEEKMFTARNILIAVGGRPKYPNIPGALEHGITSDDIFSLEKAPGKTLIIGAGYIGLECAGFLNGLGYDATVMVRSIILRGFDQQMANLVAEEMERRGVHFIYQAKPSKVEKQSDGRRLVHWVDKNGQVHQDVFDTVLFAIGRKALTEELKPGNINLKLVPETGKIDAVHEQTNIPHIYAVGDVLHKKPELTPVAIHAGRLLARRLFGNSTQQMDYTNVATTVFSPLEYGCVGLSEEAAIAIHGDEKIEVYHMYYKPTEFFIPQKDISHCYLKVIAFKDGDERVLGLHFVGPHAGEVIQGFSAAINCNLTFPKLKDTVGIHPTVAEEFTRVSITKRSGFDPKPQSCCS
- the Sni gene encoding SDR family oxidoreductase sniffer; amino-acid sequence: MKSILITGCNRGLGLGLVKHLTKLSQPPQNIFATCRDIYKAKELTALAEKSKNIHIIEIDLFDTKNYDKIVQTIKNKVSYNGLNVLFNNAGISPKFTRLNFVKENELKETFFVNTVVPILLTKALLPLLKIASKNFEDKSKMTINRSAIINMSSILGSIADNDQGGYYPYRCSKAALNAATKSMSIDLKEDGILVTSLHPGWVRTDMGGNNAPMDIDTSVSNILSTLSLLTEKHTGCFLQYDGKSLPW